catgtacattggccaaaatgAACAATCTCTacataaaggaataaatggacacaaatcagacatcaagaattataacatttaaaaaccagttggagaacacttcaatctccctggtcactcaattacagacctaaaagtggcaattcttcaataaaaaaacttcaaaaacagactccaaagagagactgctgaattggaattcatttgcaaactggatacaattaacttaggcttgaataaagactgggagttgatgtgtccttacacaaagtaaaactatttccccatgtttatttcccctcctactgttcttgtaaagtgctggaaatggcgcaccttgattatcactacaataggttcccccccgccccccgccccggctctcctgctggtaatagctcaccttacctgatcactcttgttacagtctgtatggtaaaaagaaaaggagtacttgtggcaccttagagactaaccaattgtttcatgttctctgtgtatataaaatctccccacttgcaggcatccgatgaagtgagctgtagctcacgaaagcttatgctctaataaatttgttagtctctgaggtgccacaaggcctccttttctttttaagaatgggAAAGAGGCAGCTATAGCGAGAAGAATCCACCATAGGAGAAAAGAGCAACAGGCTGTCATGCTGGGAAATCGACACTAGATGGCAGCAGAGtagaggaaagggggtgggggggcatcaGAAATACTGACTAGTGACCAATAGAGTTCAGTAGCCAATACAATAATGGGAAAGTTATATTGTAAAATGGCTGCTAGGTGGCAGCATGTTGTAAGAGTGAGACATGGGCcactattttcaaaaatgcccattAGATGGCAGCATCTCTTGAATACTAATTCGGGGTGGTGCAAGTACATGATAACTGGCCATCACCTTGGACAGGCATCTCCCAAAAATGTAAGCTGGTGTTTGTCCATGatctaaaatattttccacaaaggATCATTAGACTAAAACGTGATGTAGAATGGGACTTGTATAATTGCAACTCACAGTGGGCATTGTTAGCTACAACGCTCTGGAGACACAGAATGAACCAAGTGGGAAAAAGGTCAAAGTGGGACCATTTTGAAAAGCACGAAGAGAGAATACAACTATGAGAGAgcatttacactttttaaatcaaAGGGGAAGCCCATTTTCTGTCCCTTCAGGTAACTGCAGGTCTCTACCGAGAAAGTCCCATTTCTGCAGAATGATGAAAGGACAAGAAcctcagtggaactggagtcttGTCTGCCAaaccctgaagagctctgtgtgtcgaAAAcatgtctctcaccagcagaagctggtccaataaaaggtattacctcacccacctggtctcaaaCCCTGAGAAATGAGTTCATCGACTCCAGCGAGAGCTGTCCTACGAATAGAGGTGAGCACCCAattccaaactgctgctgctttgcatttatatacCACCTTCCAAACCAGGGTATTAAAGTGCTTGAGGAATTAAGCATGAGCAATTTAAGATTCACCTTCTGTGAAGAATGTGGGAAGTATCTGTATTCATTTTTACGATACATAGTCTGTGTCAGGATGCTGGGCAAAGGTAGGTAGGACAAGTGTTAGGAGCTGGAGATCCCggaactgaagccaggggtcagagtcagTATCAGGGTCAAGAGTCAAGCCGAGGGTCAGAGCCGGAGGCAGAATCAGGAATTGGGACAAGGGTCAAAACCAGGTTTCAGCATCCCACTTGTGTTTCTGGGGGTCGATCAGGAGTCAGAATCAAAGTCAGAGTCGAGGTCAGTACCAGGACTTCAgacacagagaagcagagtggtCATGGCAGCTGGCTGGGATACACATTGTTGCCTGGACACTTCTTGGTGCGCCCCATCGGCGAATATAGGGTCAAGGAGCTAAGAGCACTTTCAGTCCGATCATGCAGGATGGAATTTACCGTGGCGTACAACCACTGCAGATTATGGGCCACAGGGAATGAGTCAGCTACAGGCACTGCCAGGTTGCAGTGTGGGGATATTACTTACCCGTTAACCTTACAGGCCCTGGTCCAAGTCCTGCTGATACGCACAGTTACTTTGGGTGGCTGTGGTATGGGTAGATAAGGGTTAAATTCTGCAAGCATTCCCTCATGGTAGCTGTCGACAGATCTCAGTGGTCTGATGCTCAAAGGAAAAGCCCCGTGGGAGAAATGCATGAAGCAGTGTATGAGAGatacaggtgggtgaggtaatatctcttattggaccaacttccgttggtgagagagacaagctttcagctaCGGCACTGCATGAACCAGTGTAGTCAGGTTCAGACTCTCTTCTCGAACCCCCAGGGGACCTTTGGGCAGGAACCCTGAACTAAGGGACTTCGGAGTGGATAAAAAAACAGCCTGTGGCTCAAAGGGTTACTGTGATGCTTGGACATATAAACAGGGTGATCTGGAGcagagaggctattttacctctgtatttggcactggtgcgaccactgctggaatcctgcgtccagttgtggtgcccacaattcacgAAGGGTTCAGCGAAGAGCCATGAGGATGGTTAAAGGATTGgaagactcaaggagttcaatcagtTCAGTTTAACAAGGAGCAGGTTAAGGGGCGAACTGATCACAATCTGTAAGTAACCATATGGGGACCAGAAATGTGATAAGGGTGGGCtcatcaatctagcagagaaaggtataacaagggttaagagctggaagttgaagctagacaaattcatatgagaaataaggcacagtttttatcagggagggtaattaaccactggaacaatttacaaagagtcatggtggatttcccatcagtggaaattttaaaatcaggattggatgttttttctgaagcatctgctctagttcaaacaggaattaattcagggaagtcttacGGCCTGTGTTTCACAGCGATGCAGTCTAGATGATCCCagggacccttctggccttggaatctatgaatacgTGGGGAGAGATTCTGATTGGGGTGTCAGACTATCCGAGAGgccggggttgcagggggcaacCTGCCTCATTGTTTTTGCGGGGTACCTGGGTTAAGTGGAACCTGCTTAAACTGGCAAGGAAAGGCAGTGTTTAGATAGACAAATCGTCTCATGCCATTTGAAGTCATCACGTATTGGGGTGCTTTACCTCCTACTGAACCGAAACAATACCCTCAAAGTTATCCAGATCTACGCTCCCACAAGTGCATGCAAAGATGAGGATATGGAAGGATTCTATCAGGAGCTGGAGGAAACCCTCACTCAGAGTTCCACATAAAGGATTGCGATGGGAGATTTTAACGCCAAggttggaagagggagagaggacgAAAAGTTCATAGGTATCGGAGAATGAAACGTGCGAGAACGACTAGATATATTGGCAGAGACGAGGAGAATGTTCATTGGTAACACCTGGTTCCGAAAGAAGGCCAACAGAAGATGGACCCGGATCGCACCAAATGCGAAGACAAAGAATGAAATCGATTACTTCCTGATCGATAGACGACGCTTCCTGCAGGATATTTCAGCAGTGCCATCGTTCAACACCGGAAGCGGCCATCGCCTGCTGAGAGCCAGACTCACGTTCACTGTGAAGGTGGAGAAAAAGGCACTGTGTACGGCGAACAGAAGGCACCAACCGGTAGCTTTCGACGAGGCAACCCTGAAGGAAAACATTTCCAGTGAAGACTGGAGCCTCCTGGACGACTGCGATGAGGATTCTGAGAACTTCAGCAAGAGTGGTGTGTGAAATCAGACAATATGTGCATaggattttattgttttaacccTGTTTCCCTCTGCTAGGTATGTTTCTGTGAACCAAACAGTCACACCTGTTTTTGAAGAGGCCATCCTGAGTCACGAGAGGTTCACACTGGTCACAAGGTCCCAGAGAGGATTCCATAGCAGGGGACAAAGCCAGTTGTAGCTGCTGAAGATAAATACGGATGGTGAAACAGGGACGCTGTAGCCTGACACACGGCACCCATTCTATATACATGGGAGATAGAGAGATGGATATACAGCTGAATacttaaggagagagagagagaatagaaaaATCAGTGAAATAAAAGTTTTAACTTTCCTACCAATATTGGTTGGAATTTTCTAAGTGCCTtaatggatttaggtgcccaactcgtCAAGAGGAgcgggtgcctaactcctatagaGTACTATCAAAGTCTCAGCCTTAATAGTCCAAGAATTCATGTTACAGGGAGAGAATTCCCAGCACAATTTAACAACATTTTCAGGTTCCACAACTTATATAATGGAAAAGGTTTTCAACTCTTATTAATATTTGCTAAAGGTAGTAAATCTGGCTCTACCTGTTGGgaatttttgatattttggaaCTGTGTAACAATGTGAAAGAATCACAGAGTTacattcatagatttatagattggAAAGCCACAAAAGACCATTAGATCCTCTAGTTTGATGTCCAACACTagatttattgattgattgatttggtTTATACAAAAATATGAAGACTTTCTCAGTAATGGTATCCCACATTTGGACAAACTTTGTCATGAGAAGAGATATGAGATTATGTGAATCAAACTATGTGTGTCTAAATGGCTGCCCATTATGGTGGGCTCTCAGACGCTTCAACATAGCAACTGGGTTCCTGGTCCAATTCGAGAGATGTTGATATTTTGTTAAATCTGCTGCATAAAACTTACGATAATATATCCAAAGAGTCAACATACCAGCCAGCTCTGTTCCTGCAACTCCATTATCAAACCAGGGGGCTTCCTTCCCCCCAACTTCTTCTTTGCTGGGTTAAAGCTTAAGTATGTTTTTGCCAATCATCTCCAAGACgtatttttctcttcctcactTTTTATCCTTCCTAGATACACCCCATGGCAAACACAGAAGGGAGGAATCAAACGTCCATCACAGAATTCGTCCTCCTGGGATTCAGGGATCTTCCTGAACTGCTGGCCCTACTCTTCCTGCTGTTTCTAGTGATCTACGTTGTGACCTTGGCCGGGAACATCCTCATTGTTGCGCTAGTTGTGGCTGATCGGCActttcacacccccatgtacttcttcctggggaacttgtcctgcttggagacctgctacacctcCACCCTCCTGCCCAGGGTTCTGGCCAGTTTCCTGACAGGGGACAATACCATTTCTGTTAGTGGTTGTATGACACCATTtgattttgttagtttctttgctgCTGCAGAATGCTATCTGCTAGCAGTGATGTCATATGATCGGTACTCGGCGATATGCAAACCGCTCCATTATGCGGCCCTCATGAATACCAGGTTCTGCCTGTCGTTAGCAGCTGGGTCTTGGATAAATGGATTTCTGGCTGGTATCATAGTCATAGTTCTTATGTTACAATTAACTTTCTGTGGCCCCAATAAAATCGATCATTTCTGCTGTGAATCCACAGAAATGTTAAATCTCTGCTGCAATGGCACCAACCAGATAGAGCTTGTCATTACCATCCTGGCTGCTATATTCACTCTGCCTCCATTTGTATTAACCATGATGTCCTACGTGTGTATCATCTtcaccatcctgagaatcccttccaccgccgggaggcaaaaggcattttctacctgctcctctcacctcattgtggtgGCCATTTTCTGTGGGACCCTAATCACTGTGTACCTGCTACCAAAAACCAACACACTGAGAGACCTGAACAAAGTGTTCTTCATCTGCTACGCAATTCTGACTCCTATGGCCAATCCCTTCATATACAGCCTGATTAACCACGAGGTCAAGGAAGCTCTGAAAAAACTGTCAGTAAGTGTCTAGATTTTATGAGAATTCAGAAACTTTAATCCCTTAAGGCAAGATGGTGTAATACTCATGCTATGTGGATCTTATTTCTCACTCCATTTTTGGTGATATGCACTTATAACATTTTGAGGATGTGCAAAGTTTTGAAATTATAAGAGGAATCAATACCAGGACTGTTGGAATAAAACTGAGCTGTATTTTACTTGCTGAATGTGGGTAGATATCTCGATTAATTCCATACACTAGAATAATTTAGGGCTAGATCTAcgaagggacttaggtgttgcaatgagTAAGTTTTAGTGCCATGCCAGCCAGTGGGAACCTATACGGTGCATGGGGAGCCAGGCTCCCTATACGGTGCATGGGGAGAAGTAGGCAGCTAAGAAAGGGATCCCCAGAGATCAGCATGTGGAGCAAGGAGCTGCCTCACCTAGCCAAGAGGAAAAATCAGTTAGAGTGTTGCCTAAGCCCCATCTCTCCCATGGAGTTTGACACTGCCTCTGCTTGGGATTTTCAGCTGGGAACCCCAAGGGGGAGGGGTGAACTCACCAGGCTGttggagactcaggttcagtCCCCCCGACTAATACGGAGCAGGGATATGACTGTGGGTTCCCCACCCCAGGCGAGTGTCCCAGCCACTGGACGGCAGAGTCCTCCTCTGGCCCAATGCATGTTTAATTAGTTTTACACAGTGGAACAATGTCCTCAGGAGACTCTGAGGGAGCCCCAGACCTGATTGCCCTCCATGCCAGTGCACGGGGAACTCACCCGAGAAGAGGGAAACCCAAGTTTAAATGGCTCctctttgggggggggaggagggaattggacctgtctcccccacatcctggctgaatgccctagccactgggatCAGGGTTATAATGGAGGCTCCATGCCCCTCAGCCACTTTGGCTGGGGATAGGCATGCTGGGAGCATGCCTACCGGATTGAGCCctgcaggtgagacaggcagggccACGTCTAGCTTGAGGCTCCTGTGGGGGTGAGGTCTGAGATGAGTGCCTAGACTGAGGGGGCTGTGCATATGTTCACTGGCAGAGACTGGCTCCTACAGGCCTTTAGTGGCAGAGATTTAGCCACCTATGACATCAGGTGTCAGCTGAGCCGGTGTTTTGAGGctctcagtggtgcctaaatgctAGCCCTAGGCACCTGAGTCCCTTTGTGGACCTAGCTCTGAAAACCCAACTTCCGAAGTGATGGATGCTCTTCAGCCCCTGGCCTCTCAATGAGATTTGTGTTCCTGTGTCACCAAGCTTGCTTGAGGCCAGATGTACTTAAAGGTATtgaggtgcctagtgggattttcaaaagcatccaggtGCAGAACATGCCAAAAATGGGTTTAAGCCCCAAGATGGTGCTGAAAGTCCTATTGGCgtctaaatacattttaaaatgtatcagtgaaatccttgctgatcttaagcacaaaaaagaagcttacaagaagtggaagattggacaaatgaccagggaagattataaaaatattgctcgggcatgtaggagtgaaatcaggaaggcgaaatgacacctggagttgcagctagcaagagatgttaagagtaacaagaagggtttcttcaggtatattagcaagaagaagaaagtcaaggaaagtgtgggccccttactgaatgagggaggcaacctagtgacagaggatgtggaaaaagctaatgtactcaatgctttttttgcctctgtcttcacgaacaaggtcagctcccagactactgcactaggcagcacagcatggggaggaggtgaccagccctctgtggagaaagaagtggttcgggactatttcgaaaagctggacgtgcacaagtccatggggccggatgcgttgcatccgagagtgctaaaggagttggcggatgtgattggagagccattggccattatctttgaaaactcatggcgattgggggaagtcccggacgactggaaaaaggctaatgtagtgcccatctttaaaagagggaagaaggaggatccagggaactacaggccggtcagcctcatctcagtccccggaaaaatcatgcagcagatcctcaaggaatcaattgtgaagcacttagaggataggaaagtgatcaggaacagtcagcatggattcaccaagggcaagtcatgcctgactaatctaattgccttctatgatgagataactggttctgtggatgaggggaaagcagtggacgtgttgttccttgactttagcaaagcttttgacactgtctcccacagtattcttgccagcaagttcaagaagtatgggctggatgaatggactataaggtgggtagaaagttggctagattatcaggctcaatgggtagtgatcaaaggctccatgtctagttggcagccggtatcaagtggagtgccccaagggttggtcctggggccttttttgttcaatatcttcataaatgatctggaggatggtgtggattgcaccctcagcaagtttgcagatgacactaaactgggaggagaggtagacacgctggagggtagggataggatacagagggacctagacaaattggaggattgggccaaaagaaatctgatgaggttcaacaaggacaagtgcagagtcctgcacttaggacggaagaatcccatgcaccgctacagactagggaccgaatggctcggcagcagttctgcagaaaaggagctaggggttacagtggacgagaagctggatatgagtcaacagtgtgcgctTGTTgttaagaaggccaatggcattttggaatgtataagtaggggcattgccagcagatcgagggacgtgatcgttcccctctatttgtcattggtgaggcctcatctggagtactgtgtccagatttgggcctcacactactagaaggatgtggaaaaattggaaagagtccaatggagggcaacaaaaatgattaggggactggaacacatgagttatgaggagaggctgagggaactgggattgtttagtctatggaagagaagaatgaggggggatttgatagctgctttcaactacctgaaagggggttccaaggaggatggacctagactgttctcagtggtagcagatgacagaacaaggagtaatggtctcaagttgcagtgggggaggtttaggttggatattaggaaaaactttttcactaggagagtggtgaaacactggattgcgttacctagggaggtggtggaatctccttccttagaagttttgaaggtcaggcttgacaaagccctgattgggatgatttgattggggattggtcctgctttgagcagggggttggactagatgacctcctaaggtcccttccaaccctgatattttatgattctatgaaaatctggctcttgggcacttctgaaaattttactcctgGTCTTTAACCTCTCCGATGAGAGCGGAGGGAATCATTACGTTTACAGCTTGGTGGCCGATATGAGACCGGGACCTCTGCCAACTGGCCAAGGGCACAGAGTGTGCATAGTTTCATAGGGATCCCCTGGGTTGGATATCTGCACAAGAGCTCAC
This genomic interval from Caretta caretta isolate rCarCar2 chromosome 14, rCarCar1.hap1, whole genome shotgun sequence contains the following:
- the LOC142069219 gene encoding olfactory receptor 10A7-like; amino-acid sequence: MANTEGRNQTSITEFVLLGFRDLPELLALLFLLFLVIYVVTLAGNILIVALVVADRHFHTPMYFFLGNLSCLETCYTSTLLPRVLASFLTGDNTISVSGCMTPFDFVSFFAAAECYLLAVMSYDRYSAICKPLHYAALMNTRFCLSLAAGSWINGFLAGIIVIVLMLQLTFCGPNKIDHFCCESTEMLNLCCNGTNQIELVITILAAIFTLPPFVLTMMSYVCIIFTILRIPSTAGRQKAFSTCSSHLIVVAIFCGTLITVYLLPKTNTLRDLNKVFFICYAILTPMANPFIYSLINHEVKEALKKLSVSV